In Pengzhenrongella sicca, a single genomic region encodes these proteins:
- a CDS encoding glycosyltransferase: MSDLVPILEGSNGGPRPVVLVLLTWNALPFTKQCYRSIRATAGADVPYRLVFIDNGSVDGSVDWLRELAASEADVTVVENPTNLGFTKGVNQGIAESTAAEDIILINNDIRFDDDGWIARLQQVAYAEPGIAVVGSRLIDQNGLVNHLGAYMQPVGIYGQQLGGNEKDVGQGGGLRDVEAVIFALAYLTRAGLDALGGLDEGLFAYFEDTDYCLRARRAGMRIVYCGDVSPVHFHNTSTRENKVDIWGLLGQSREYFSEKWGEWLDDGRYDVDVRWRSVAHSPLGYAVGSRQLMEQLHYQDVRVSFENAYGATEPPTGHALIDDFMVREPRDSKAIRVSYSQADAFKRRSTGHEVGYTMLEVTGLPKTWVDGCNAMDEVWVPASFNVDTFRSSGVTVPIQVMPLGVDDVYFNTQIKGERISEAFTFLSVFEWGERKAPEVLLRAFAQEFSRKENVMLLLSVFNRDPSIDVRAEIAKLDLPKTARIVVMINPEFAGYQMGSLYRSADCFVLPTRGEGWGQPVLEAMACGLPVIATGWSGVTDFLDEEVGFPLEYSMAPAEARCVYYDGFDWAEPDKDHLQARMREVVNGSDVAKKRGALAAQRVTDQFTWRHSAERIATRLREIG, translated from the coding sequence ATGAGTGACCTCGTTCCCATCCTTGAAGGCAGCAACGGTGGGCCCCGGCCCGTCGTCCTGGTGCTGCTCACCTGGAATGCCCTCCCGTTCACGAAGCAGTGCTACCGATCCATTCGGGCGACTGCGGGGGCCGACGTTCCGTACCGGCTCGTGTTCATCGACAACGGCAGCGTCGACGGGTCGGTCGACTGGCTTCGGGAGCTCGCAGCTTCCGAGGCGGACGTGACGGTCGTCGAGAACCCGACGAACCTCGGCTTCACCAAGGGCGTCAACCAGGGGATCGCGGAGTCGACCGCGGCCGAAGACATCATCCTGATCAACAACGACATTCGGTTCGACGATGACGGCTGGATCGCGCGCCTGCAACAGGTTGCCTACGCCGAGCCGGGCATAGCGGTCGTCGGCTCTCGCCTGATCGACCAGAACGGTCTCGTGAACCACCTGGGCGCGTACATGCAGCCCGTGGGGATCTACGGCCAGCAGCTCGGCGGGAACGAGAAGGACGTCGGTCAGGGCGGTGGCCTCCGCGACGTCGAGGCCGTGATCTTCGCCTTGGCGTACCTCACCCGTGCAGGGCTCGACGCGCTGGGTGGGCTGGACGAGGGCTTGTTCGCGTACTTCGAGGACACGGACTACTGCCTGCGTGCGCGCCGCGCCGGGATGCGGATCGTCTACTGCGGAGACGTGTCTCCGGTGCATTTCCACAACACCTCGACCCGCGAGAACAAGGTTGACATCTGGGGGCTGCTCGGCCAGTCCCGCGAGTATTTCAGCGAGAAGTGGGGGGAATGGCTCGATGACGGCCGCTACGACGTGGACGTCAGGTGGCGTTCCGTCGCGCACTCGCCGTTGGGTTACGCCGTGGGCAGCCGCCAGCTCATGGAGCAGCTGCACTACCAGGATGTGCGGGTCTCGTTCGAGAACGCCTACGGTGCCACGGAGCCTCCGACCGGGCATGCGCTGATCGACGACTTCATGGTCCGGGAGCCGCGAGACTCGAAGGCGATCCGAGTCTCGTACAGCCAGGCCGACGCCTTCAAGCGACGGTCGACCGGACATGAGGTCGGCTACACGATGCTTGAGGTCACGGGCCTGCCGAAGACCTGGGTCGATGGCTGCAATGCCATGGACGAGGTGTGGGTGCCGGCCTCGTTCAATGTCGACACCTTCCGCAGCAGCGGCGTGACCGTGCCGATCCAGGTCATGCCGCTCGGCGTGGACGACGTGTACTTCAACACTCAGATCAAGGGCGAGCGGATTTCGGAGGCGTTCACCTTCTTGTCCGTCTTCGAGTGGGGCGAGCGCAAGGCTCCCGAAGTCCTGCTGCGCGCTTTCGCCCAGGAGTTCTCCCGCAAGGAGAACGTCATGCTCCTCCTGTCAGTCTTCAACCGCGACCCGTCAATCGACGTCCGCGCCGAGATCGCGAAGCTCGATCTGCCGAAGACCGCTCGAATCGTCGTGATGATCAACCCGGAGTTCGCTGGGTATCAGATGGGCTCCTTGTACCGGTCAGCCGACTGCTTCGTGCTGCCGACCCGCGGCGAGGGCTGGGGGCAGCCTGTGCTCGAGGCTATGGCCTGCGGGCTGCCGGTCATCGCTACCGGCTGGAGCGGCGTGACCGATTTCCTCGACGAGGAGGTCGGTTTCCCGCTCGAGTACTCGATGGCACCGGCCGAAGCGCGTTGCGTGTACTACGACGGGTTCGACTGGGCCGAGCCGGACAAGGACCACCTGCAGGCAAGGATGCGCGAGGTCGTCAACGGCAGTGATGTCGCGAAGAAGCGCGGCGCGCTCGCGGCCCAGCGCGTGACCGACCAGTTCACCTGGCGGCACTCCGCGGAGCGGATCGCCACGCGACTGCGCGAGATCGGATAG